gcagtggctcatgcctatactcctagtactttgggaggccgaggcaggaggatcatctgaggtcaggagtttgagaccagcctggccaacatggcaaaaccccatctctactaaaaatacaaaaattagccaggcatggtgacgcatgcctgtaatcccagctactcagaaggctgaggcagaagaatcacttgaacctgggaggcggaggttgcagtaaactgagattgtgccactgtactccagcctgggtgacacagcatctaaaaaagaaaccaatccaaaaactacaaaatattctTGCAATTATAGGTGACATATTTAAATGGTAAGACAACCAATGTTCATGAATggaaagacagagcaagaccctgtctcaagaaaaaaaaaaaaaaaaaaaaaaaaaaaaaacaggctgagcgcggtggctcacacctgtaatcccagcactttgggaggccaaggtgggcagatcacctgaggtcaggagttcaagaccagcctgaccaacatggagaaaccctgtctctactaaaactacaaaagtagccgggcgtggtggcgcatgcctgcattTCCAGCTActccctgaggtgggaggatcgcttgaacccaggtggcagaggttgcggtgaactgagattgcgccattgcactccagcctgggcaacaagagcgaaactccatctcaaaagaaaaaaaaagaaaaacacgaggctaagagcttttttttttttttgagacgaagtctcgctctgtcacccaggctggaatgcagtggcgcgatctcggctccctgcaacccctgcctcccaagttcaagtgattctcctgcctcagcctctccagttgctgggattacaggtgcccaccaccacgcctgactaacttttgtatttttagtagagacagggtttcaccatgttggccaggctggtctcaaattcctcacctcgtgatctacccaccttggcctcccaaaatgctgggattacaggcgtgagccaccgcacccagcctgcctcAGAGCCTTCAAGTGAGTCAGCCAcaggtgaaatcccacctctgtCTATTGGCAGACTTGCCTCTTttcctgggcctctgtttccacATCTGTGCAATGGGAACAGTTATTTATGGTGGCTGCTGAATGAGGCAGTGTGTGTTTGAACAAACCCAGGGGAATTGTTCAAACAGAGGCTGTTATGACTATTGCTACAGTGACTGCTGTTGTAGTCACGCTGAGTGAGAAAAAGAGGTTGAAGAGGGTCAGGGGAGGAGTCCTGGGAAGTTCCCCAGTCACCCTGAAAAACTGGTTCAACCTCTGTCTGTGCTCCCATCCCAGGGAGTATAGGTGGAGCCTCCAGAGCCCATGGACAGGGCATGCTGGGGCTGGGCCAGCCCCAGCGGTGTCTCTAAGGCACCCCTGGGATCCCCACTGAGCTGGCCTACTTCAGACAGCCAGGGCCCACCCCTCTGGCCCCCTTAGTGTCCAGCTCGTGGCCCCTTGGCATTTCCACAAGACGCCAAGATGGAGATTCCCATGGGGACCCAGGGCTGCTTCTCAAAGAGCCTCCTGCTCTCAGGTAAGGAGGAAATAGACCCTAAAGGCCAAGGGGAGAAATGGGGACTCAGCCCAGAGATTGAAGTTTCCTCTTAGAAGTAGGGAAAGATTACCTGAGAGGATGAAATTAGAATAAGATGGGGGAGGGGCAACAGAATCACAGCCTCATTGCCATTTTATCTATGGAATTTTCTATAATGTTAGGACCATGAAGGCAGGAATTTATGTATGTTTGGTTCCCTGCTATATCTCCAGTGTCTAGAAATTGAAGGAAGTTTAGATGTATTACATATAGTTGGTATTATagcttatatattacatatgccTATAAGtattggttgaataaatgaatgaatgaatgaattcagagAGTCCATGTGTTTAGAAGCAGGCCACACAGCATCTCAAGGTAGAAAAACCTCTGGATCAACAGGATGGCAAATCTGTGGTAACCATGCCTGTGTTCCCACTCCTGCACCCagggcagacatcactaatcaatccCAGCATTGTTTCCAATGAGCAGCACTCAGAGTCCTTGCTCCCCGCTGAAGATCTGTATCTAGAGAGGAGCATGCCATGGTCCCTGGCAACACCCCTGATCTCAGCCCTTCCCTGTAACTTCCCACAGCCTCAATCCTGGTCCTCTGGATGCTCCAAGGCTCCCAGGCAGCTCTCTACATCCAGAAGATTCCAGAGCAGCCTCAAAAGAACCAGGACCTTCTCCTGTCAGTCCAGGGTGTCCCAGACACCTTCCAGGACTTCAACTGGTACCTGGGGGAGGAGACGTACGGAGGCACGAGGCTATTTACCTACATCCCTGGGATACAACGGCCTCAGAGGGATGGCAGTGCCATGGGACAGCGAGACATCGTGGGCTTCCCCAATGGTTCCATGCTGCTGCGCCGCGCCCAGCCTACAGACAGTGGCACCTACCAAGTAGCCATTACCATCAACTCTGAATGGACTATGAAGGCCAAGACTGAGGTCCAGGTAGCTGGTAAGTGTTAGGGTCTGGGGATGAGGTGAGGAAGCTAATGAGCCCTGAGCAGCTACCATGCACCAGGTGCTGTGCAAACACCATTTCATTTGGTCCTCTCATTTATTCACTTGACAcatattgagcatctactgtgtaccAATCCCCAGAGATAGTCTTTAACCCTCACATGCATTAACTAATAAAATATCTATGAAATGCCCGCCTTGTGCCTGACACTGGAGAATGCACCATCTCATTTACCTTTCACATGCACTAACATTAACCAAATTTTTATcgagcacttactgtatgcctGGTTGTGAGGAATGCATCCCTCAATCTTTATGTTTATAAAGCGAGTATTTACTGATGAATCCACTCGGGGCAAAGTGTGAGGGAAAGGGTGGTGGGCAATAATGACAGCTGGCATTTCTTGGGTGATCGTTAAGAGCCAGGCACCATCTTAAACATTTTCCCTAAAGCATAGTTTCTCAGCTTCAGCACTACTGATGTTTTGTATTGGCCAGTTCTTACTAGTAGAGGGTTTGTGCATTGCAGAGATTTCAGCAGCACCCCGGCCTCTACTCACTAGGTACCAGTAGCAGCTTCCTAGTCATgccaaccaaaaatgtcttcagatattaCCAAATGTCTCCACCCTGGGATAAGaatcacccctggttgagaaccattactctatatttactcatttttaccTTAAAACAACTCCATGAGGCCAGCGccattattgtctccattttacagattgaaaAATGGAGGCACGCAGTGGTTATGACTTGCTGAGTAAAGAATACGAACCAGAATGATGTGACATGGGAAAGGAGGTCATCAGGGAGACCTCACTCAAGAAGTGACCTTAGAGGAGAGACCAGAAGAAGGTGATTGAGGGAGGGAGGTGCTGTGGCCCCTTGCCATTTCCACAGGACACAGATCCCCTtagaatttatatgttgaaatcctaacctccaagatgatggtattaaaaggtggggcttgggcctggcacggtggcttacacctgtaatcccagcactttggaaggctgaagtgggtggatcacctgaggtcaggagttcgagatcaccctggccaacatggtaaaaccccgtctctgctaaaaatacaaaaattagctgggcatggtggtagatgcctgtaatgccagccacttgggaggcaggagaatcacttgaacccaggaggcagaggttgcagtgaaccgagatcatgccactgcactccagcctgggcaacagagcaagactccatctcaaaaaaaaaaaaagtggggcttgtgggaggtgattagatcatgagggtacAGCACTTGTAAATAGATTGTAtgcccttatttttttttttttcaatttaaaagcaagattgtggagacagggtcttactgatattgctcaggctggtctcaaactcctggcctcaagcaatccttccaccttggcctcccagtgctgggattacaagaataagccaccatgcccagtctcagctcactgtaacctccacctcctgggctcaagcgatcctcccacctcagcttcccatgtagctgggactgtaggcgcatgccatcacacccagctaattttttttatttattggtagagactgggtttcaccatgttgcccaggctggtctccaactcctgagctcaggcaatccacccacctcggcctcccaaagtgctgggattacaggcgtgagccaccacccctggcccctagttaaattttaaaatgagttttggacagtgaatagaaaaaattttacagaaatggaTGAAATAGGCAAAAGTCAACTCAACATATGCATTAATTTGATTACACAAATCTGCATAAAATGACACTCTAGTCCGGTTGGAGATAACAGTCCTTACTTCACTTGTGGAGCCTGAAGTGACTTCTCCCCACATTTCCGGGGTTCCCAGGTCACAGGTGCCCCCTTTGGAAGCTGCACAGCATGGTCATTAAGGAGTTCAGGTGGCCTGGGTATGATCCCAGCACTGCACTTATTGTGAGCCATCAAGCAAGTCAATTTACTgttccatgcctcagtttccttatctgtaaaatggcatagAGCTTACTTCTTTGTTGGATCATTCAGAGaacagcgtgtgtgtgtgtgtgtgtgtgtgtgtgtgtgtgtgtgtgtatttcaaacTTCATAACAACCCTAAGAACTAGGTATTcatattatcctcatttcacagacgAACCAAGTCACAGAGAGAttgagtaatttgcccaaggccacaccgCCAGTGGGCAGCATTAGGATCCCATAGTCTATGAGCTTAGCTGCCAAGACGGGTTGGGATAGAACAGATGTCCAGCTTGAGAGTAAAGCTGGGAGGTCAGAGGGTAAGAGCCAGGTAGGCGTGGTCTTAATTCTAGCAAGTCCAGTTTAAGAATCCTCCAAGTCCCCTACATCTCCTGCAAAACACAGCCCAGAACCTCATCCTTCTGCTGAAGGGATTCAGGTATCATCAACCGAAGTGAGAAAAAGCAAAGCAGATTGGGTCTGGGCTCGGTGgccacgtctgtaatcccaacactttgggagaccaaggcagtagaactacttgagtccaggaatttgagaccagcctaagtaaTTTAGTGACACcccttctttacaaaaaatttaaaaattagccaggagtggtagtgtgtgcctgtagtcccagctacttgggggactgaggtgggaggatggcttaagccgaggagttggaggctgcagtgaaccgtgatcatgccactgcattccagcctgggcaacagagtgagacgctgtttcaaaaaaagaaaaaaaaaaatcagtttgatgGGGTAGGGTTGGGGAGCATGTCAGCAAGCAGATTTTGGATGTGCTGAGGATCGTATGAAATCCTAGGGAAGCAGCAACATCGAGATATAGGACAGCTAAGGAGTTCCATCTGGGacatgttgaaattttttttttaatagagatagggtctcactatgttgcccaggctggtcttgaactcctgggctcaagtgatcctcccccatcggcctcccaaattgctgggattacaggtgtgagcaccacgcccagcccgctGGGACATGTTGGATTTTATGTGCCACCCAGATGGTTGGATACTCAGATCTGAAAAGCAGGAGAAAGCTCTGGGCTGGAAATAGGAAACTGCACCTCAGTTCTCCATGCAGTCACTGATATAGTCGGTGAGGGACTGGGGGAGCCCTCAGGAGACATCGCACAGtcccccctctctctttctttctctcaccccTCAGAAAAGAATAAGGAGCTGCCCAGTACACACCTGCCCACCAACGCTGGGATCCTGGCGGCCACCATCATTGGATCTCTTGCTGCCGGGGCCCTTCTCATCAGCTGCATTGCCTATCTCCTGGTGACAAGGAACTGGAGGGGCCAGAGCCACAGGTACAGGGTCCCCAAGTGTCCCTCTCCTGTCTGCTCCCACTGTCTTCTCAAGCCCCATGGATTCTTCCACAAGTCACATCATCCGGCTCATACACAATCTCATCAAATCTTGGAACTCCTGGGGTGAAAAGAATCTTTCTATCCTGTATTAAACAGAATTCTGCATTGCAAGGGACAGAAAACCTATTCTTAAACTGACTTACCAAAAAGAAGGAATTTtagtcagggtctcgctctgtcacccaggctggagtgcagtggcacaatcacgactcactgcagcctcaacttccccggACTCAGGTGagtctttcacctcagcctcccaggtagctgagactacaggtgtgcaccaccaagcctggctaattttttttatttttgtagagatggggttttgcccaggctggtctcgaactcctgggctcaagtgatcctccagctttggcctcccaaagtgctgagaatacaggcatgagccactgttccctgCCCAAAAAACAAGGAATTGTTTAATACTACATAACTTATTCAGGTAGGCTGCATCCAGGGGCTCAATGTTCTCAAATGACTCCTTTATATACTCGTCAACTCTGTATTTTTCTTCGGTGGCTTCATTCTCAGGCAGGCTCTCCCCTGTTGCCACAAGATCACTCCCAGGGGGCCCAGGCTCATACTCCACTGGTTTAGCCATTCCTAGCAAGGAGACCACCTTGTTCCTGGTAGTTCCAACAAGAGCCCCAAGTCTACCTCTCATTGGCTTAACTCAGATCACATGACTTTTCatgaaccaatcactgtggccagggGTTGGTGGCCAGGGAAAGCTCTGATTGGCCAAAGTTGGGCTATTTGTGCAGCCCCAGAGACTGGGCTAGATCCAACTCCGTTTAATCAAGTGGATTGAGAGTGTAGACCGGCtctccaaaggaaaacaaaactggTTGCTATTGTCAAAGAAGGGGAGTGGGCAGCAGCAGGCACAGCTATCAGATGCTACCTACttgtatggagagagagagagagagagagagaggagagagaggagagagagacagtccTGTTTCCCCCAGGGAGAGTCTATTCGTGAAAAATTCCTTTCTTATGACATCAGCGTCTTCAGAACTTTGTCTCTTGAAATTGATTCTGAACTGATTGTAGATAAGATGTCTAATTTTTCTGCCACTCACCAGTTCCCAGAATATGAAAGCAGCAATTTTGTCTCCTTTCTCAAC
The DNA window shown above is from Homo sapiens chromosome 19, GRCh38.p14 Primary Assembly and carries:
- the CEACAM19 gene encoding cell adhesion molecule CEACAM19 isoform 1 precursor (isoform 1 precursor is encoded by transcript variant 3), whose protein sequence is MEIPMGTQGCFSKSLLLSASILVLWMLQGSQAALYIQKIPEQPQKNQDLLLSVQGVPDTFQDFNWYLGEETYGGTRLFTYIPGIQRPQRDGSAMGQRDIVGFPNGSMLLRRAQPTDSGTYQVAITINSEWTMKAKTEVQVAEKNKELPSTHLPTNAGILAATIIGSLAAGALLISCIAYLLVTRNWRGQSHRLPAPRGQGSLSILCSAVSPVPSVTPSTWMATTEKPELGPAHDAGDNNIYEVMPSPVLLVSPISDTRSINPARPLPTPPHLQAEPENHQYQDLLNPDPAPYCQLVPTS
- the CEACAM19 gene encoding cell adhesion molecule CEACAM19 isoform 2 precursor (isoform 2 precursor is encoded by transcript variant 2), which produces MEIPMGTQGCFSKSLLLSASILVLWMLQGSQAALYIQKIPEQPQKNQDLLLSVQGVPDTFQDFNWYLGEETYGGTRLFTYIPGIQRPQRDGSAMGQRDIVGFPNGSMLLRRAQPTDSGTYQVAITINSEWTMKAKTEVQVAEKNKELPSTHLPTNAGILAATIIGSLAAGALLISCIAYLLVTRNWRGQSHRLPAPRGQGSLSILCSAVSPVPSVTPSTWMATTEKPELGPAHDAGDNNIYEVMPSPVLLVSPISDTRSINPARPLPTPPHLQAEPENHQYQQDLLNPDPAPYCQLVPTS